In Gopherus evgoodei ecotype Sinaloan lineage chromosome 10, rGopEvg1_v1.p, whole genome shotgun sequence, a single window of DNA contains:
- the ATPAF2 gene encoding ATP synthase mitochondrial F1 complex assembly factor 2: MWRSCQWLFYARPPQTPWLCLTPPVGGPSLSLLGTARTYTPPTERKRFYQNVSISQGEGGFEINLDNRKLKTPQAKLFTVPSEALAIAVATEWDSQQDTIKSYTMHLTTLCNTVLDNPSQRNKDQLIRAAVKFLETDTVCYRVEEPAGLVELQKNEWDPMIEWAEKRYNVEIGSSTSIMGPNIPARTKDTFTSHLASYNMWALQGIEYVITQLKSLILSMGLIDRHIPVEKAVQLSRLEEEYQIQRWGNVEWAHDYDLYELRARTAAGTLFAHLCSESSTVKHKLLQD, from the exons ATGTGGCGCAGTTGTCAGTGGCTGTTCTACGCGAGGCCGCCCCAGACCCCATGGCTGTGTCTGACTCCTCCTGTTGGGGGCCCCAGCCTTTCACTGCTGGGCACGGCACGGACATACACCCCGCCGACAG AAAGGAAGAGGTTTTACCAGAACGTTAGCATCTCCCAAGGCGAAG GTGGCTTTGAAATAAACCTTGACAACAGGAAGCTGAAAACGCCCCAGGCCAAACTCTTCACTGTCCCCAGCGAGGCCCTGGCTATTGCTGTTGCTACGGAATGGGATTCCCAGCAGGACACCATCAAGTCCTACACCATGCATCTG ACCACATTGTGCAACACAGTTTTGGACAACCCATCTCAGCGAAACAAAGATCAGCTAATCAGAGCAGCTGTGAAGTTCCTGGAGACAGATACTGTCTG CTACAGGGTGGAGGAACCAGCCGGCCTAGTAGAACTTCAGAAGAATGAATGGGATCCCATGATCGAGTGGGCTGAGAAAAG GTACAACGTGGAGATCGGCTCCTCTACTAGCATCATGGGACCCAACATCCCAGCCAGGACCAAAGACACTTTCACCAGCCATTTGGCATCTTACAACATGTGGGCACTGCAAG GTATAGAATATGTGATCACACAGTTGAAATCTCTGATTCTGTCCATGGGACTGATTGACAGACACATTCCAGTAGAAAAAGCCGTGCAGCTGTCTCGCCTGGAGGAAGAATACCAG ATCCAGCGGTGGGGCAATGTGGAGTGGGCCCACGACTATGACCTGTACGAGCTGCGTGCCCGCACAGCCGCTGGGACCCTCTTTGCTCACCTTTGTTCAGAGAGCTCGACTGTAAAACACAAGCTGCTGCAGGACTGA